TTCTTTTCGAGAAAAGGAATTACTTTTTGATTTCAATCGACGCACATCGTCCAGGCTGACCATATAAAGTCTGGTTTGCGTACCACTTGTCTGAACCGCATAATTCTGGAAAATAAGGCCATTCTTTGATACAAGGCGCACACCAGGTTGCCCAGAAGTTAAAGATTCGGATGGTATCGTCCTTTTTATCCATTTCCTTCAACAAATCTTTCAACACCAACACTATGGGTTCACGCACCTGACCATTGGCTTTAAAACAGGTAATAGACATCAACAGTATGATCACAATCTGAGTCATCATGAATTTAACGCCTGAAGTTTCAGAATGTTGTTTGCAATAGGACAAGGTTTTATTAATTTTTAATCGTTTAAAAAATCGAATGCTTCGAAAATTTTCAAATGGCAAAAGTAAATTGGCGAATCGACAAGTATCTGATTGATGGATAAAATATATACCTTCGCACTTATTGGATATGATGTCTTCCATCAGTAAATTTTTGTATATTTTCCTGGCCATTGTCATTCTGTATATGGTGGGAATTTTCTTTATTTATATTTTTATTGATTTCATTGTGTTTTCACCGACCAAACACGGACCAAATTATAAGTATACATTCACTCATCCGTATAAAGAAATCAAACTGGATCATCCCAATGGTCAAAAAATCAATATTCTTCAGTTTGAGAGCAAGATTCCCACCAAATCATATCTGATTTTTCTACACGGAAGTAACAAAAGCGCCGATTACTGGGCTGCCCAGGTGCCTTTTTTTACCAACAGAGGTTTTCGTGTAATTATGCCAGATTATCGCGGGTATGGAAAATCACAAGGCCATCCAACAGAAATTGGGCTATATGAAGATGGTCAAATTGTCATGGGATGGCTAAAAGGTCAGACTACAGAGGATAGTATACTCATTTACGGAGTTGATTTTGGAGCAACAGTTGCCGCCTATATTTCAACCATCAGTCCCTGCAGGCAAGTTATTCTTGACAATCCTGTGTATAGCCTTAGGTCCTGGATGAGAACCAGATTTCCATTGCTGATTTTACCTTATGAATTAAAATACGATTTCAATACATTTGAGTTTATTCCCAATATTATTAGTCCAATGACGATTTTTTATACAAAGAACAACCCGTTTCACAAAAAGAGGAACTGAAAAATATGGTAGGCTTACTAAGGGATCCAGGCACCGTCATTTGGTTGGAAAACGGAGGTCAAGAGGACCTGGATTTTATTCAATATTTTGACCAGATAAGTAAGAACTATTAGAACATGGTGAAACGCTCAAAACTTGAAAAATTTGCAGCCAATCTAGGCTTTACAAATGTATTTGAAAATTTCAATTTTCAAAACCCAAGTTTACATCAATCCCT
This window of the Saprospiraceae bacterium genome carries:
- a CDS encoding alpha/beta fold hydrolase; its protein translation is MSSISKFLYIFLAIVILYMVGIFFIYIFIDFIVFSPTKHGPNYKYTFTHPYKEIKLDHPNGQKINILQFESKIPTKSYLIFLHGSNKSADYWAAQVPFFTNRGFRVIMPDYRGYGKSQGHPTEIGLYEDGQIVMGWLKGQTTEDSILIYGVDFGATVAAYISTISPCRQVILDNPVYSLRSWMRTRFPLLILPYELKYDFNTFEFIPNIISPMTIFYTKNNPFHKKRN